The Nonlabens spongiae genome contains a region encoding:
- a CDS encoding response regulator: protein MPTGNKTIIHIEDREEDIMFVKRVLEKQYLDLNILSMNDSEIALEEINDGTLLKKRPRLILIDIKMPKISGFELLEQFNENENFIGIPRIIWSSSSQPDDIKKAYKLGANSYLEKPKDYSKLKSALLTTVDYWLNHNLIKS from the coding sequence ATGCCGACTGGAAATAAAACAATCATTCATATAGAGGATCGGGAAGAAGATATCATGTTCGTAAAGAGAGTTTTAGAAAAACAATATTTAGATCTCAACATTTTGAGCATGAATGATTCAGAAATTGCCCTAGAAGAAATAAATGATGGCACTTTGCTAAAGAAACGTCCTCGATTGATTTTAATCGATATTAAAATGCCTAAAATATCAGGCTTTGAACTTTTAGAGCAATTCAATGAAAATGAAAACTTTATAGGAATCCCCAGAATAATTTGGAGCAGCAGTAGCCAGCCTGACGATATTAAAAAAGCCTATAAACTAGGCGCTAATAGTTATTTGGAAAAACCCAAGGACTATAGCAAACTTAAATCAGCATTATTAACAACGGTTGACTACTGGCTCAACCACAACCTCATTAAGTCATGA
- a CDS encoding helix-turn-helix domain-containing protein, whose product MPIVINLDHMLELRGMKSYELADAIGITTANLSILKTGKAKAVRFSTLEAICKVLDCQPGDLLEYRTE is encoded by the coding sequence ATGCCCATAGTCATCAATCTTGATCATATGCTGGAGCTACGAGGCATGAAGAGTTACGAGCTGGCCGATGCTATAGGCATCACAACTGCAAACCTATCCATCCTAAAAACTGGAAAGGCAAAAGCGGTGCGTTTTTCAACCTTGGAAGCTATTTGTAAAGTGCTGGACTGTCAACCGGGAGACTTATTAGAATACCGCACTGAATAG
- a CDS encoding DUF2975 domain-containing protein, with protein sequence MKINHKKWFLTLAGFGQGISLLVVLGMIISIIIVMIDTSQIYYERSLDDYIFRARPSILNEKTWSLIYKIFTIAAALLIYLGFKRLYGFGLRLDNNLALDQKTGRILKKMNVLFFTGILIRPIGMNALSFIDFFSVETTKYWHLDGSLFFSILTLSFIALFIHLIADLIISAGKMKEENDLTI encoded by the coding sequence ATGAAGATCAATCACAAAAAATGGTTTCTGACCTTAGCTGGTTTTGGCCAGGGAATCTCGCTGCTCGTAGTATTGGGAATGATCATATCGATAATCATTGTCATGATCGATACTTCTCAGATTTACTACGAGAGATCATTAGATGATTATATTTTTAGAGCAAGACCTTCTATTTTGAATGAGAAAACTTGGAGTCTGATCTATAAGATTTTTACCATCGCTGCTGCGCTGCTCATTTATTTAGGTTTTAAAAGACTGTATGGCTTCGGTCTAAGACTGGATAACAACTTAGCTTTAGATCAAAAAACGGGCAGAATCCTCAAAAAAATGAATGTATTGTTCTTTACTGGTATCTTGATACGTCCCATAGGGATGAATGCACTAAGCTTTATTGACTTTTTCTCTGTAGAAACAACAAAATATTGGCATCTGGATGGAAGTTTGTTTTTCTCAATTCTAACGTTAAGCTTTATCGCTCTATTTATTCATTTGATCGCAGATCTGATTATATCGGCAGGGAAAATGAAAGAAGAAAATGATTTGACAATTTGA
- the bioD gene encoding dethiobiotin synthase, giving the protein MKQIFITGIGTDVGKTVVSAIVTEALEADYWKPIQSGLDTTDRKTVQTLISNQKSVIHPEAYRLQTPMSPHESAKKDGVEIRLEEISRPQTDNHLIIEGAGGLLVPLNDRHTIADLIEPDDQVILVSSGYLGSINHTLLTVEALKSRGLDCAGIIYNHVDLEGTIEIIEKMTSVPTLAIIEKHEAINSELVDQYATKFKSALEQL; this is encoded by the coding sequence ATGAAGCAGATTTTTATTACGGGAATAGGAACCGATGTAGGAAAAACCGTGGTCTCGGCAATAGTCACCGAGGCTCTTGAAGCCGATTACTGGAAACCTATACAAAGCGGTCTCGACACGACAGATCGCAAAACAGTTCAGACTTTAATCAGTAATCAAAAGTCCGTGATTCATCCAGAAGCTTATAGATTGCAAACGCCTATGAGTCCGCATGAGTCTGCTAAAAAAGATGGTGTAGAGATAAGACTGGAAGAAATTTCCAGACCGCAAACTGATAACCATCTAATCATTGAGGGAGCAGGCGGGTTACTCGTGCCCCTTAACGATAGACATACCATCGCTGATTTGATTGAGCCAGATGATCAAGTGATCCTGGTTAGCTCAGGGTATTTGGGTTCGATAAATCACACCTTGCTCACGGTGGAAGCCTTGAAATCAAGAGGGCTGGATTGCGCTGGAATCATTTACAATCACGTGGATCTAGAAGGGACTATTGAGATCATTGAAAAAATGACCAGCGTTCCCACACTCGCAATCATTGAGAAGCACGAGGCTATTAATTCTGAACTTGTTGATCAGTATGCCACAAAATTCAAATCAGCTTTGGAGCAATTATGA
- a CDS encoding beta-ketoacyl synthase N-terminal-like domain-containing protein, which yields MSRDIYIKEYKFVAPSLNFLNDAEPHFSKNKNGEWIAALDQETEANLADFLTQNIKYQTLDRSVQLALFVANQFQNLPQSCGINIGSSRGATGLWEEFYAKFQATSGREILPAVASPLTTLGNVSSWVAQHLGTTAAAFSHSITCATSAHSILNGMAWIKAGMADSFLVGGSEAPLTDFTIAQMKALRIYSRDQSTFPCRALDVEKTENTMILGEGAGLFHLTVEPVSAKAKIIGFGTSVETLSSPTSVSEDGFCLQQSMRQALRDFPKNEIDAIVTHAPGTIKGDRSELRAIEQVFRESTPVLLNNKWQIGHSLGASAALSLTMALQIFENQFYPNVPYLDLKNSITNAPKRILMNSTGFGGNAVSLLVEKV from the coding sequence TTGAGTAGAGATATTTACATAAAAGAATACAAGTTTGTTGCGCCAAGCCTGAATTTTTTAAATGATGCCGAACCTCATTTTTCCAAAAATAAAAACGGTGAATGGATTGCGGCATTAGATCAAGAAACTGAAGCTAATCTCGCCGATTTTTTGACTCAAAATATCAAATATCAGACTCTGGATCGTAGTGTTCAGCTGGCACTTTTTGTGGCAAATCAGTTTCAAAATTTACCTCAATCATGTGGAATCAATATTGGGAGCAGTAGGGGAGCTACGGGACTTTGGGAGGAGTTTTATGCGAAATTTCAAGCTACGTCTGGTCGTGAAATTCTTCCGGCCGTTGCTTCACCGCTTACTACTTTGGGAAATGTCTCTAGCTGGGTAGCACAACATTTAGGCACTACCGCTGCCGCGTTTTCTCATTCCATTACGTGCGCGACGTCTGCACACTCAATTCTGAACGGAATGGCTTGGATAAAGGCAGGAATGGCTGATTCATTTCTTGTAGGTGGGAGCGAGGCACCCTTGACCGATTTTACGATTGCGCAGATGAAGGCATTGCGCATTTATTCAAGAGATCAAAGCACTTTTCCATGTAGAGCTCTTGATGTTGAAAAAACAGAAAACACCATGATTTTAGGTGAGGGAGCAGGTTTGTTTCATCTGACCGTTGAGCCAGTATCTGCCAAGGCAAAAATTATAGGTTTCGGTACATCTGTAGAAACTTTGAGCAGCCCAACCTCCGTTTCGGAAGATGGTTTTTGCCTGCAACAATCGATGAGGCAAGCTCTAAGGGATTTTCCTAAAAACGAGATCGACGCTATCGTTACCCATGCACCAGGAACCATCAAAGGTGATCGATCAGAGCTGCGTGCGATTGAACAGGTTTTTAGAGAAAGTACTCCCGTTTTGCTCAATAATAAATGGCAAATAGGTCATAGTTTGGGAGCTAGCGCCGCTTTGAGTTTGACGATGGCGTTACAGATCTTTGAAAATCAATTCTATCCAAACGTTCCCTATCTTGATTTAAAAAATAGCATAACTAATGCTCCAAAACGCATATTGATGAACTCGACCGGTTTCGGAGGTAATGCGGTGAGTTTGCTGGTGGAGAAAGTGTAA
- a CDS encoding aminotransferase class I/II-fold pyridoxal phosphate-dependent enzyme yields MLPDKLHRKLGMRHFSGNLRGLQLPNSNLVDFSSNDYLGFARTIEVEGVFKSGATGSRLISGHSQLHEKVEQQIANFHKAESALIFNSGYDANLGLISCLADRADLIIYDSLVHASMRDGIRLSHAKAIKFPHNDLQHLEILLDKFCIAEDREVYVVTESVFSMDGDQPDLQSMIEIISKYENVHLILDEAHALGVLGDRGEGLAQSLGLEHKIFARVMTFGKALGAHGAAVLGSEDLKQYLVNFSRSFIYTTALPEHSLRAIEAGYDKLVSNRNLVPQLREIISYFNDQVLENGLRLRFRDPDSYRDETAIQICKISGNSEVTQAAQELQANGYDIRAMRSPTVSRGQERLRICLHVYNTKHEIQNMLKLLAKILKG; encoded by the coding sequence ATGCTACCAGATAAGCTTCACCGAAAATTAGGCATGCGTCACTTCTCCGGTAACTTGCGCGGTTTGCAGTTGCCTAATTCAAATCTGGTCGATTTTTCCTCAAACGATTATCTGGGTTTTGCTAGGACGATCGAGGTAGAAGGTGTCTTTAAAAGTGGCGCAACTGGATCCAGGCTCATAAGTGGTCACAGTCAGCTCCATGAAAAGGTAGAGCAGCAAATCGCCAATTTTCATAAAGCAGAATCGGCTTTGATTTTCAACAGCGGTTACGATGCAAATCTGGGATTGATTTCTTGTCTGGCAGATCGTGCAGATCTCATTATCTACGACAGTTTGGTACATGCCAGTATGCGCGATGGCATCCGGTTGTCACATGCCAAAGCCATCAAGTTCCCGCACAACGATTTACAGCACTTAGAGATTTTGCTCGATAAATTTTGCATAGCTGAGGATCGCGAGGTCTACGTCGTCACAGAATCGGTTTTTTCCATGGATGGAGACCAGCCAGATTTGCAATCAATGATCGAAATCATCAGCAAATACGAAAATGTCCATTTGATTCTGGATGAGGCTCACGCGCTGGGAGTTTTGGGCGATAGGGGTGAGGGGCTGGCGCAATCGCTTGGTTTGGAGCACAAGATTTTTGCACGAGTGATGACCTTTGGCAAAGCATTGGGCGCACACGGAGCTGCGGTATTAGGCAGTGAAGATCTCAAGCAGTATTTGGTCAACTTTTCCCGCAGTTTCATTTATACCACGGCGCTGCCAGAACATTCATTGCGAGCCATTGAAGCGGGTTATGATAAGCTAGTGTCAAATAGAAACCTAGTGCCTCAATTGCGTGAGATTATTTCTTATTTCAATGATCAGGTGCTGGAAAATGGTTTGAGGTTACGCTTTCGCGATCCCGATAGCTACCGGGACGAGACCGCCATACAGATCTGTAAAATTTCAGGGAATAGCGAGGTCACGCAGGCAGCTCAAGAACTTCAGGCAAACGGTTACGATATCAGAGCAATGCGATCACCTACTGTATCACGGGGACAAGAGCGATTGCGTATTTGCCTACATGTCTATAATACCAAACACGAAATCCAAAACATGCTTAAATTGCTGGCAAAAATCTTGAAAGGTTGA
- the bioA gene encoding adenosylmethionine--8-amino-7-oxononanoate transaminase translates to MNREEITAIDQKNIWHPLTQHKTAQAPIAIDRAEGNYLYDFEGNRYFDAISSWYTCSYGHRNTKLTTAVKNQLDRLHHVVFAGMTHEPAAILSQKLLDILPINQFKLFFSENGSTSVEIGLKMAFQYHFNRGEKRNVVIALENGFHGDTFGAMSASGLSVYNGAFQDFFIEVERIPAPTASNIDEVLQKVEAIIQQNEVASFIYEPLVQGAAAMQLNDAAAMGRLLSRFRESGIITIADEVMTGFGKTGTNFASDQIAEKPDIICLSKALTGGIMPMAITSCTEEIYQAFYDDDLAKGLFHGHTYSGNPLGCAAAAAAIDLLNSETIQDGIRMTTERNAVFAKSIIQHDRVAQVRHQGVILAIDVELEMSRYGNQRDQIFNWFWERSVFLRPLGNTIYIVPPFTTTSTELNRVYELLEEFVTTFELQN, encoded by the coding sequence ATGAATCGGGAAGAGATTACAGCAATAGACCAGAAGAATATCTGGCATCCTTTGACGCAGCATAAAACAGCGCAAGCTCCCATCGCAATCGATCGGGCAGAAGGGAATTACCTCTATGATTTTGAGGGCAACCGCTATTTTGATGCGATTTCAAGCTGGTACACCTGCAGTTATGGGCATAGAAACACTAAGTTGACTACCGCGGTTAAAAATCAGCTGGATCGCTTACATCACGTGGTTTTTGCTGGAATGACCCACGAGCCAGCTGCAATTTTATCTCAAAAATTGTTGGATATTTTACCGATAAATCAGTTCAAGCTTTTCTTTTCTGAAAATGGAAGCACCAGCGTTGAAATCGGTTTAAAAATGGCGTTTCAGTACCACTTCAATCGAGGTGAAAAACGTAACGTGGTCATTGCCTTAGAAAACGGTTTTCACGGAGATACTTTTGGTGCCATGAGCGCTAGCGGTCTATCGGTTTACAACGGCGCGTTTCAGGACTTTTTTATCGAAGTTGAGCGTATTCCGGCGCCTACAGCTAGCAATATTGATGAAGTGCTCCAAAAGGTTGAGGCAATAATCCAGCAGAATGAGGTGGCAAGTTTCATTTATGAGCCGTTAGTTCAGGGAGCGGCAGCCATGCAGTTGAATGATGCTGCAGCTATGGGGAGGTTGTTGTCTCGCTTTCGCGAAAGCGGAATCATCACCATCGCAGACGAGGTCATGACAGGATTTGGGAAAACGGGAACCAATTTTGCCAGCGATCAAATTGCTGAAAAACCCGATATCATTTGTCTTTCCAAAGCGCTAACCGGCGGGATCATGCCCATGGCGATCACGAGTTGTACGGAAGAGATTTATCAAGCTTTCTACGACGACGACCTTGCAAAAGGACTATTTCACGGTCATACTTATAGCGGGAATCCTTTGGGCTGCGCAGCTGCGGCAGCAGCAATCGACTTGCTGAATAGTGAAACTATTCAGGATGGAATCAGAATGACTACAGAGCGTAATGCTGTTTTTGCTAAATCAATTATTCAGCATGATCGTGTTGCTCAAGTGAGACATCAAGGTGTTATTCTTGCAATAGATGTTGAGCTGGAAATGAGTCGTTACGGCAATCAAAGAGATCAAATTTTCAATTGGTTTTGGGAACGTAGCGTTTTTTTAAGGCCGTTAGGAAACACGATTTACATCGTTCCACCTTTTACAACGACCAGCACAGAATTAAATCGAGTTTATGAACTTCTAGAAGAGTTTGTCACGACTTTTGAACTTCAGAATTAG
- a CDS encoding ankyrin repeat domain-containing protein, producing MKKLFFIAALIVTGSVAAQDITTDFAMAVKAGDMDQAKSFITEESVNECHDLTRKQVSMMVFILSTGNDELLKYAVEEKNADVNIQCGKYTPLSWAAKNGSAETVAYLLQQGADKSIATKGKTAMDWAQYYKRNEIIAMLD from the coding sequence ATGAAAAAACTATTTTTTATTGCAGCTCTAATCGTTACTGGAAGTGTAGCTGCACAAGATATCACAACAGATTTTGCTATGGCTGTCAAAGCTGGCGATATGGATCAGGCTAAGTCTTTTATTACAGAAGAATCAGTCAATGAATGTCATGATCTTACCAGAAAACAAGTGAGCATGATGGTTTTTATCCTATCCACAGGGAATGATGAATTACTAAAATATGCCGTGGAAGAGAAAAATGCCGATGTAAACATTCAGTGTGGGAAATACACACCTCTGAGTTGGGCTGCAAAAAATGGGAGTGCTGAAACAGTTGCTTACCTGCTGCAGCAAGGTGCTGATAAATCCATCGCAACAAAAGGAAAAACGGCTATGGACTGGGCGCAATACTACAAGCGCAACGAGATTATCGCAATGCTCGACTAG
- a CDS encoding DUF2007 domain-containing protein: MSKFRTIAVFSYPAEAMVLKGKMESENITVFLKDEFTVATDPFATNALGGVKMQVYREDYVKAMAILEASNPELVKNRVDYVACPNCGKRQARELIDISTARTFKETMTAIYYSLSPLKQKFSFQCKNCGHYFN, encoded by the coding sequence TTGAGTAAATTCAGAACCATTGCCGTTTTTAGCTATCCTGCCGAAGCCATGGTGCTCAAGGGAAAAATGGAGAGTGAGAACATAACGGTTTTTCTCAAGGATGAATTTACCGTTGCTACAGATCCATTTGCTACAAACGCCTTGGGCGGCGTGAAAATGCAGGTCTACCGTGAAGATTACGTCAAAGCGATGGCAATATTAGAAGCGAGCAATCCAGAACTGGTTAAAAATCGCGTGGATTATGTTGCCTGTCCCAATTGTGGCAAACGCCAGGCTCGCGAACTCATAGACATTAGCACCGCACGTACTTTCAAAGAAACTATGACAGCGATCTATTACAGCCTGTCTCCATTAAAGCAAAAGTTCTCCTTCCAGTGTAAGAACTGCGGGCATTATTTTAATTAG
- a CDS encoding ATP-binding protein: MQPKTLIKKYPEIQDLDKCEDEPIRYYPNVQSHGCLIVTDYNLKIVQVSDNIEDFIGENVNYLLDKVLKQVLDADIIQYIEKWLDGTIEDNSRIFTIHNKSRTLILHKSDLEVLITIEGNEYHIDPALFQVQLLTVFEKLYNAKDSQDLVDRAAKSVRKLLGFDRVMVYQFDSEWNGKVMAEDRDPKLETWLDLHFPATDIPATARKLFQEQGVRSLTDVKDPYAALTPTINPLTGGLTDLSQKNLRGSSSIHIEYLKNMKVGATLSSAIIHEGKLWGLIACHHYSKKFVGHQLRQSCKLFNQMFSSQISLKESKGSLSKVEKITKIRTTLLNYMSKDFNIVDGLTLNKKTALNLIPSTGFYVMLDEQTRRIGKCLKEKKLKKLAAELIERFPDRQIIELDFISRELPWMASHSKKVSGVLLCRFSKRTDEYAMWLREEKLNTINWGGDPSQGTLESTGEKRLSPRKSFEKFSKDVECTSDPWLVHEVAGVKALIDDVKNLIVTKFTEIKQLNRQLQSLNEELESFSYSVSHDLRGPLRGIDGFAQILMEDYNESLDDYGKDALKIIIKSADKMNSLMDDILGYSGLSKHDKIDEFINVNKLIEDVVQDSKLTDDYPQTELRVSPSLPQIFGDKVMIYQLFLNLLTNAYKYSSKSETPIVEIGVEQKGDQIIYFVKDNGIGFKPEYDKKIFGVFTRLVKDEYKGTGVGLAIAQRVVLRHEGDIWAESKLGKGATFKFYLDKEHHADWK; encoded by the coding sequence ATGCAGCCCAAAACACTTATTAAAAAGTACCCTGAAATTCAGGACCTTGATAAATGCGAGGATGAACCCATAAGGTATTATCCAAACGTTCAAAGTCATGGCTGCCTCATTGTCACGGACTACAACTTAAAAATTGTACAAGTCAGCGATAATATAGAGGACTTCATAGGTGAAAATGTCAATTATCTCCTTGATAAAGTCCTCAAACAGGTTCTGGATGCTGACATAATTCAATATATTGAAAAATGGCTTGACGGCACCATTGAGGATAATAGTCGCATTTTCACTATACATAATAAATCCAGAACTTTAATATTACATAAAAGTGACCTTGAGGTACTAATTACTATTGAGGGCAATGAATATCACATTGATCCAGCGCTATTTCAGGTTCAACTCCTTACGGTATTTGAAAAGCTTTACAACGCAAAAGATTCACAGGACTTAGTGGATCGAGCTGCGAAGAGCGTAAGAAAGCTCTTAGGTTTTGATCGAGTCATGGTTTATCAATTTGATTCAGAATGGAACGGTAAGGTCATGGCAGAAGACCGAGACCCTAAACTTGAAACCTGGCTTGATCTACATTTTCCTGCCACTGACATTCCTGCAACTGCTAGAAAGCTTTTCCAAGAACAAGGTGTACGCTCTCTGACTGATGTTAAAGATCCTTATGCAGCACTAACACCTACCATCAATCCTTTAACTGGTGGACTGACAGACTTAAGCCAAAAAAACCTGAGAGGAAGCTCTTCCATTCATATTGAATACCTAAAAAATATGAAGGTCGGAGCTACGCTTAGCAGCGCTATTATTCATGAGGGTAAATTGTGGGGTTTGATCGCCTGTCATCATTACAGCAAAAAATTTGTAGGCCATCAATTAAGACAGAGCTGCAAGCTATTTAATCAAATGTTTTCCTCTCAAATCAGCCTTAAAGAGTCTAAAGGCTCTTTAAGCAAGGTGGAAAAGATCACTAAGATTAGAACAACTCTACTCAATTACATGAGTAAAGATTTCAACATTGTAGATGGGCTCACCCTGAACAAAAAAACTGCGTTGAACCTTATACCGAGTACTGGTTTTTATGTGATGCTCGATGAGCAAACGAGACGAATCGGGAAATGTCTTAAAGAAAAAAAATTAAAGAAGCTAGCAGCTGAGTTGATTGAAAGATTCCCAGATAGGCAAATAATCGAGCTTGACTTCATCTCGAGAGAATTACCATGGATGGCATCGCATTCTAAAAAGGTATCTGGTGTTTTATTATGCAGATTTTCTAAACGTACAGATGAATATGCCATGTGGTTGCGTGAAGAAAAACTCAATACAATAAACTGGGGAGGAGACCCTTCTCAAGGAACACTTGAATCTACGGGTGAAAAACGACTGTCGCCCAGAAAATCCTTTGAGAAATTTTCAAAAGATGTTGAGTGTACTTCAGACCCATGGCTTGTACATGAAGTTGCTGGAGTCAAGGCTTTAATCGATGATGTCAAAAATCTTATTGTTACCAAGTTTACTGAAATCAAGCAATTGAATAGACAGCTTCAAAGCTTGAACGAAGAGTTAGAGAGCTTCAGTTATTCTGTGAGCCACGACCTGCGTGGACCATTGAGGGGAATCGATGGTTTCGCACAAATCTTGATGGAGGATTATAATGAGTCCCTAGATGACTATGGTAAAGATGCGTTAAAGATTATTATCAAATCTGCTGATAAGATGAATAGCCTCATGGACGACATTTTAGGCTACAGTGGCTTGAGCAAACATGATAAGATTGATGAGTTCATCAACGTGAATAAGCTGATTGAAGATGTGGTCCAAGACAGCAAATTAACTGACGACTACCCTCAGACCGAACTTAGAGTCTCTCCATCACTCCCTCAAATTTTTGGTGATAAGGTAATGATCTATCAGCTGTTTTTGAATTTACTTACAAATGCTTACAAGTACAGCAGTAAATCTGAAACCCCTATTGTAGAGATAGGAGTTGAACAGAAGGGAGATCAGATCATTTATTTTGTCAAGGATAACGGTATAGGCTTTAAACCAGAATATGATAAAAAGATTTTCGGTGTATTTACGCGCCTGGTAAAAGATGAGTATAAAGGTACTGGAGTAGGTCTTGCCATAGCCCAGAGAGTTGTCTTAAGGCATGAAGGAGACATCTGGGCCGAATCAAAACTGGGCAAAGGTGCAACATTTAAGTTTTATCTAGATAAAGAGCATCATGCCGACTGGAAATAA
- the tig gene encoding trigger factor encodes MNINRTDVDALNAVLSLEIKQEDYKEKVEKILKDYRKTANVPGFRKGHVPAGLINKKYRVPVMVDEINKMIQEKLNSYIQEEKLELLGNPLPKEQEDIDWENAKDFNFEFEIGLAPEFDVDLKGKKITSYEIKVDDKTINDQIDRIREQYGKLVNKDEVAEGDEITGVFRNDDEDINVDATFKTDRIKGKTNMKKLVGSKPGDVLKLKTQNLFENDQDLNNLLKIDQEKVDEGINVPLEFEITEVNTREKAEMTQEFFDKLFGPDAIKSEDELKERLREDASKQFAQQTDQKLLTDVTESLIENTKFDLPADFLKRWIANNGEQEMTAEEAEEEYNRSEKGLRYQLIEGNLIKNNEDLQLKFEDLQEYARTMIRQQMAQYGHTGATDEEVDQVVARIMSNQDEVKKMSEQLQNEKMLDFFKENVSLKKKEVSYEKFIEEAYGA; translated from the coding sequence ATGAATATCAATCGTACTGATGTTGACGCGCTTAACGCCGTCTTGAGTCTTGAGATCAAGCAAGAAGATTATAAGGAAAAAGTTGAGAAGATCCTTAAAGATTACCGTAAGACAGCAAATGTCCCAGGTTTTAGAAAAGGTCACGTGCCAGCTGGTTTGATCAACAAAAAGTATCGCGTTCCCGTAATGGTGGATGAGATCAATAAAATGATTCAAGAAAAGCTCAATTCTTATATTCAAGAAGAGAAGTTGGAGCTTTTAGGGAATCCGCTTCCTAAAGAGCAAGAAGACATTGATTGGGAGAACGCTAAAGATTTCAACTTTGAATTTGAAATAGGACTTGCTCCAGAATTTGACGTTGATCTTAAAGGTAAGAAGATAACGAGCTATGAAATCAAGGTGGATGATAAAACTATCAATGATCAAATCGATAGAATAAGAGAGCAGTACGGTAAATTAGTCAACAAAGATGAGGTTGCCGAGGGAGACGAAATTACTGGAGTATTCAGAAACGACGATGAAGACATCAATGTGGACGCTACTTTCAAAACAGATCGCATCAAGGGTAAAACTAATATGAAGAAATTAGTTGGTTCTAAACCAGGTGATGTTCTCAAGTTGAAAACTCAAAATCTCTTTGAAAACGATCAAGATTTGAACAATCTTCTTAAGATCGATCAAGAAAAGGTAGACGAAGGAATCAATGTGCCGCTTGAGTTTGAAATTACTGAAGTGAATACGCGCGAGAAAGCTGAGATGACTCAAGAGTTTTTTGACAAACTTTTTGGTCCTGATGCTATTAAAAGCGAAGACGAGCTTAAGGAGCGTTTGAGAGAAGATGCTTCTAAACAATTCGCACAGCAAACCGATCAAAAACTCTTGACTGATGTAACGGAGAGTTTGATTGAGAATACAAAATTTGACTTACCAGCTGATTTCCTTAAAAGATGGATCGCAAATAATGGTGAGCAAGAAATGACTGCTGAAGAAGCCGAGGAGGAATACAATCGTTCTGAAAAAGGCTTGAGATATCAATTGATCGAAGGTAACCTGATCAAGAACAACGAGGACTTGCAACTCAAATTTGAAGACCTTCAGGAGTATGCTCGCACCATGATACGTCAACAGATGGCTCAGTATGGTCATACCGGAGCGACTGATGAAGAAGTAGATCAAGTGGTGGCACGCATCATGAGTAATCAAGATGAGGTGAAAAAAATGAGCGAGCAGTTGCAAAACGAGAAAATGCTGGACTTCTTTAAAGAAAACGTCTCTTTAAAGAAGAAAGAAGTCTCTTACGAGAAGTTTATTGAAGAGGCTTACGGCGCTTAA